The sequence TATTGCTAGAAATTGTCGTACTTGTAGTACCAACTGTAGCAGAACCATTCAATAATGTACCATTTGTCAAACTAGTCAAGTTAGCTGTTAACGCATTTACAGAAACTAAACTTGTTGCTGAAGTCAGAATGATTAAAAAAATAGCAAGCATCCCAAATAATTGATAAGATTTTTTTATCGATATCATGGAATTGTATTTAGAATAGAATCATTACATATCTGACTATACGCATAATTTTCTTGAACATTAATACAGACGAAAATTCTTGCCTGTGCCATCTTTTATGGCGTACTATAATACGCAGTCAAAACAACATTCTGTGTAGGTGTGATGGTGTAATAGCTGTTTGTACTTCCATCTTGCCAGTGATTAAATACAGTAGTCATGTAATCTCGCACATGTACTACATATGTGGTCCCAGATGTAACTGTAAATGATACAGGTGTAAAGCCCTCTGATATTGTGGTACCATTTGTATAACGAATCACAGTTGACATGCCAGTGATTGGATTTCCAGACAAGTTGACTGATTTGACAGTTATGGTTACCTGAGTTGTGGTTGGAGGTGCAGAGCTAGTTGTTGCAGATGAAGTATTTGATGGAGAGCTTGTGCCAACTGAATTTATTGCAGACACTCTGTATGTGTATGTAGTGCTTGCTGTCAGTCCAGTATCAGAATATGTTGTTGATGTGTTTGCTGTATTTGATTGAATTGTAGACCATGTTGTTCCAGTATTATTTGATCTCTCAATCTTGTAGCCAGTTATTGCAGATCCACCGTTATTACTTGGAGCTGTCCAGCTTAGATTGATCTGAGATGATGATACAGCTGTAGCTGCAAGACTAGTCGGTGGTTGTGGTGCAGTTGTACTGCAGCTGTACACTGCAGTCAGAACTTGGGGCGGGTTTGTAGCAGTGAAGAGACGGAACTTGAATGTGTTCGCAGTGTTATCTGACCAGTGATTAAATGAACAGGTAGCATTGTTGTAAACATCCACTCCAAAAGTTTGTCCAGCTGGTAATCCAGAGAAGGTCACAGTTGTGTTTCCACTACCCAAACGACTTGAACCTGTTTCACAGCTATTGCTACCATCAGCATTTGTTGACGTTCCTTGAGAGCAGAGTAATGTGTAAATTCCGTAGATTGGGTTGTTGTTCTGGGCTATGGACTGGACTGTCACTCCAGCTCCTCCTGATGGTGTGGCACTTGCTTCATTTGATGGTGAGGATTCACCGACAGAGTTTACTGCTGTTACCTTGTAGAAATATGTCTGACCGTTAGTTACTGTACCATCTGTATAAGAGAGAACATTTCCAGTTGTTGCAAGAAATGTTTCTGTTCCAGAACTAGTTGACCTGTATATTTTATAATTTGTAATTGCTGAACCGCCATTAGATGATGGGATATTCCATGATAGAGTAACTTGTGAATTGCCACTTGTTGCCTGCAGATTCTGTGGTGCAGATGGAGCAGTTGTGGTTGTGGTACCTGTAGAATAGTATGCTGTTAAAGTGGTGTTTTGTGTAGGTGTGATGGTATAGTAGCTGTTTGTGGTACCATCATTCCAGTGATTGAACACGTTAGTGCCATAATTTCGTACATGCACTACATACGTGGTTCCAGATTTAACCGTAAAGAATGCAGGTGTAAAAGTATCAGATATGGTAGTGCCGTTAGTATATCGAATTACTGTTGACATGCCAGTGATTGGGTTTCCAGACAGGTCAACTGATTTGACTATAAGAGAAAGTTGTGTACTAGCTGTTGTTGCAGATGAAGTATTTGATGGAGAACTTGTGCCAACTGAATTGATTGCAGAGACGCGATAGGTGTAGGTTGTATTTGGAGCAAGTCCAGTGTCATTGTATGTTGTAGCTGTAGAACCAGTATTGGATACAATAGTTGACCATGTAGTACCAGTATTATTTGATCTCTCTATCATATAACCAGTAATTGCAGAGCCGCCGTTGTTTGATGGAGCAGTCCATGATATGGTAATCTGGCTTGACGAGATTGCTTTTGCTGTTAGGCCAGTTGGTGCAGCGGGAGCAGTGCATAAATTCTGAACTGGGTTACCAGTTAGTGTACCCGAGTTGTTAAATTTAGATCCACAATAATCGCTAATGGTGCCGTTGTTGTTAATGTAAGCGCCACTGTTGTTGTTAATGTAAGCGTCACTGTAGTTGTTAATGATTCCATCATTGTTAATGCTACCACCACTGTTGTTGTTAATGGTACTGATGCCACAAATATTGCAATAGTTGCTGTTTTGGTTGTTAATGGTGCCACCACTATTGTTGTTGATGGTGCCGCTGTTGTTGATGGTGCCGTAAACGTAGTTGGTAATGGTTCCATCATTGTTAATGCTACCACCACTGTTGTTGTTAATGGTACTTTCGGCGTCTAGAATGGTAGCGCCGCCTTTATTGTTAATGGTACCGCCGTTGTTGTTAATGGTACCGCCACCAGGGCCGGGGTTTTGATTGCGAATGGAAGCATAGTTGTTAATGATACCGGTGTTGTTAATGGTAGCGTCACCGTCAATGGTACCACCACTGTTGTTGTTAATGGTACCACTGTTGGTGATGAACCCACCCTTCGTCCAAATGGAGCCACCGTTGTTAATGATACCGCCATTATTGTCAATGGTGCCTCCAGAGTTGTTAATTTCACTGCCTCTGTTGTTGATAATAGTGCCGTCATTAGTAAGAGTACTGCCCACAGTGTAAATGGTACCTGTGTTGTTGAGAACTATGCCAGGATTAATTATTATAATATTTCCCCAACCTTGAGTACCAAAACCAGATGTAGTACAAGTTGAAGTAACGGAATTCCAAGTTCCGGAAAATGGAGCTGCGTTACAAGAGGCCTGATCTGCCAAGACGTAGGATGTGCTAGAGGAACTGCCGTCTATTACAGAGACAGTGCCACTGTTCCCGTTAGCGACATAAATCTTGTTGGTATTTGTGTTTACGCCGATACCTTCAGGAAAAGATCCTACCGGTATTGTTTTTAGAACAGTGTTACTTGTTCCATTTATTATAGAGACGTTATTGTTACCAAGATTAGCTACATAGATCTTGTTTGTACTAGGATTGGCTGCCATATCTTCCGGGTTTTGTCCTACTGGGATTGAACCTACAACAGTGTCAGATCTTCCATCAATTACAGATACGTCACTATCATAATAGTTAGCAACATAGATCTTGTTTGTGTTTGGAATTATAGCAATGCCATCAGGGAAATATCCTACTGCAATGGTATTTGCAACACTGTTGCTTGAACCGTTAATGACAAAGACGGTATGGGTAGCACATTCACTTGGACCCGGGTTACATACTTGAAGACCAGCAGACACGTAAATCTTGTTTGTAGATGGATTTACTGCTAAATACATAGGAAGATAATTTCCTAGTGATATCGTATTTGTAACCTTATTAGTTGACCCGTCTATCACAAATACACTATTGCTGCCCCTGTTAGTGACGTAAATCTTGTTTGTGTTTGTATTTACTGCTACACCCCAAGGTTGACCTCCTAATGGTATTGTACTTACAACACTATTGGTTGCTCCATCAATTACTACTAGACCACTACTGTCTGTTAGGTAGATCTGGTTTGTGATAGGATTTACTGCTAACCTAAAGGGATTACTTGCTCCTATTGTATTCACAACTTTATCAGTTGAACCATTAATTACAGAGACTGTGCCGCTGCCATAGTTAGCAACATAGATCTTGTTTGTATTGGAATTAACGTCAACACCATAAGGATTACTGCCCACTTGTATCGTATCCACATAAGTATCTGCAAATGCATTGTGTACAATCATTCCGATTGAGACTAAAGCAAAAACAAGTATTAGCCAACGACTAGTTCCACTATTCAGTACATACAATGAATAAATTATAAACACAATACATATCTGAATATGCTGAGAATATTCTATAAGATCAATACAGATGATTATTCCCAGTTGTGTAATCTCTACAGATTACGACCTACTCTGGTTTGATTATCAACCTTTCTTGTTTTTTGAAATGGCTAATGCAAACTCTTCTATTATATAATTCCAGTTTTTTGCCTTGATAATACCACTTGCTACTAGAATTCCCTTTGCTCCAAGTTGCATGGCTTTTGTAACGTCTTTGCCTGACACTATTCCTGCACCACACAATAATTTTGTAGAATTTTTTGCCTGTTTTACTGCCATGACTGATTTTGTAATTACATCAGGTTTTTCTTTTGAAACAGCCTTACCCGTCCCTATTAATTCTGGTGGCTCTATGGCAATATAATCTGGATTTAGTTTGGCGTATTTTTTTGCCTCATTTACATCCTTGACACAAACTATTGAAATCATGTCTAGTTTTTTGAGCCTTGATACTAATTCTGTGATCTCTTTTTCAGAAATACGGTGTTCACTATGATTGATTAGCGAACCACTCACATTTGATTTTTTGATAATCTCTGGAACTATGAATCCTGTTGTACTTCCTGTACTTGCATCATCCACATGCTGAGCTAAAACAGGAATGGAAATCTTTGCAATTTCAGATAAAAGGTGTTGTGGTGGTACAACTGCAATTTTTATTTTGTATTTTTTTGAAATTTTTTCTGCTATTTTAGCTAGTTTAGAGGCATTTGCACCTGATACTTCTTCATAGTTTTTGAAATTTATGATAAACAAACTATTGATGTCTGTGTTTGCCTGAATATATAGATTGAAATCAAAAATATTGATTCTAAAATTATGAATAATTCAAATGTCAAATCATTTTATTAAAATGAAAATCTAGATTTTCTTGTTATTACTACAACGCCAATAATTGACATTGCAATAATCATACCTGCAACTGGGCCAAATTCTGGAACTGCATTTTGTGCTGTACCTTGAAAGAGTAACACCTCGCCCTTTGTACCAGTCCAAGTCGATGGATCTGTTCCAGGTAATCCGATTCCATTTAGTGTTATGCTGATATCTATAGGATTAGAAGATGCCAAATTATTGGTCACTTGCATGTCATTGCCAGTATGTGTATGCCCTGCAATATTGGAGAATATCTCATTTCCGTCTTGTGTTACTGATATTGCATAGTTTTGATGTTTGATTGGATTTCCTTGAGCATCTGTGAATGTCAATGTTATTGAGAGTGGCTGTCCGCTTGAAGGGGGATTTGGTGTATAAGTTACTATGACTTGCTCTGAACCATCCTTTGTTGTAGCTTTCATCATGGACATGACAGGCATGTTTCCTACAGAAGTAACTCCCATGTTGCCTAGGTGTACTGTACTGTTATTACTTGAACCATATTCTTGATATTGTCCAAAAACTGATGGAGCTAATGAAAGTGTAGCAACTAGTGATAAAACACCAAATAATGTGCATATTGATTTTGATTTCATGTGTTAGTTATTCTTGATGGCACGAACTAGTATATCAATTTCATCTTTGATGATTGTTGGTTTTGTAAATAAATTCAAAAACTTTCTTATAGAATATTATATAATTACATTACATGCCACTTTCAAATAATATCATTATTAGTTTAAACGAGATCACTACATCAGTTTCAAGTAAAAAACATCTAAAACCTGAGGATGAAACCATGATAAAAGGAATATTTCAAAACATGCTTGAAAGTGGGAGTATTTTTAACATTGATGAGATTAAGAGCTGGTTTGCTCTTGAAGGCTCTTGGCATGATAAATCAACAGTTGAACGTATTCTAAATATTGCACATTATCAGCAAGCAAAGTATGATGCAAATAATAAATTAAAATTCATGTCAGATGATTGTAGCTGCAATAAATCTTAAGTTTATAAATTAAAAATTGGATTAAAATCTTACTTTTTAATTCCAAGCGTTCTATTTTTGAGACGCAAGTATGTGTTGTGACACTTGCGGCATCTTGATGCCCCGATTGGATTTTTTGCACCACATGCAAAACAGACCTTAAAGTGGAGCCTTGCTTTTTGCGCAATTTGTTTTTTTAGTGGATCTGTTATTGGCATTTTCTCTTCCTACTGTGTGACACTATTTGATTCTACCTTTTATGTCAAGCTTTCCAGCTAATAGCATTGATACTTCGGCTGGTCTTTTTGCTACTGGAACGTTTGCTTTAGCATACATGGATACTTTGGATTCTGCAGAACCATAATTTCCGTAAATTATTGCACCAGCATGACCCATTCTTTTTTCCTTTGGTGCGGCCCTTCCTGCAATATATGCAACTACAGGCTTGTCAAACTTGGTATCAATGATGTGCTGTGCAAGCATTTCCTCGGCATCACCTCCAATTTCTCCAACAACTACAACACCGTCAATGTTAGCTCCATTTCTAATTCTCTCAAATGCCTCTATTACCGGTGTTCCGTTGATTGGATCGCCTCCAATTCCAAGGCATACACTTTGCCCAAAGTTTGCAAGGGATAGATTGTATGATACTTCGTACATCAAAGTTCCACTTCTTGATAAAACTGCAATTCTGCCTGGTTTGAAAGGAGATGCAGGCATGATTCCTATCTTCATAACACCTGGAATTATTATTCCAGGTGTGTTTGGACCAATTACTATTGCATCTTTTTTCTTGGCAAGCTCAATTGTCTTCATGGAATCTCTTACTGGTACATGCTCTGGAATGGCAATAAGTAATTTGATGCCAGCTTCTAGTGCTTCAACTGCAGCTTCCAAAAAGAATTTTGCTGGAACAAAGACTACAGAAATTTTAGCGCCAGTTGCATCAACTGCTTCTTTTACTGTATTGTAAATTGGTGTTTGCTCAAACTTTTGACCGCCTTTGCCTGGTGTTACTCCAGCTACAATGTTTGTTCCATACGCAAGCATCTGCTGTGTATGAAATGATCCAAATTTACCAGTTATGCCCTGTATGATTACTGGCTTTTTCTTGTAATCCGAATCCCCTTCCTTTCCTATTAAAAGTTCAAAAAGATCAACCAATTTTATTTACCTCTATTACTGCGGCATTTATTGCTTCTTCAACTGTATCAAACATCTTTGTTCTAGAACCTTTTAGCATTTCTTTTGACTTGTCAGCTTCTGCACCTGACATTCTTGCAAAGACTGGAACATCTAATATTTTGTCTTCATATGCTTTGATAAATGCAGTTGCAACTGTTGTGGTTTTTACAATTCCTCCATAAAGATTTACCAAGATTCCTTTTACTTTTTTCATTTTACTAATCAAAGTGAGTGCTTCGTAAACAGTATCTGTTGTTGCACCTCCACCTACATCCAAAAAGCAAGCTGGTTTTCCACCATGGTCTGATAACATGTCTAGTGATGACATGACCAATCCAGCGCCGTTTCCTACAACTGCTATATTTCCATCTAATTCCACTAGTGAAAAGCCACTTTTTTCTGCACGCTCTTCAAGATCAGAGACTTCTTGGAACCTGCGTAACTCATCGTGTCTGAACATGGCGTTATCATCAATTATGACCTTGCCATCTAGTGCTACTACTGAACCATCACCTAGTATTGCAAGTGGATTTATCTCTGCCAACTCTGCTTCTTTTTCTGTAGTAATTTTAGATAATTTTTGTAATATGTCTACAAAGTCTGATGCTGTCTTTTCTTTTAGACCCATCAACTGTGCCACTTCTTGAGCAGTTTTTGTATCAACATCTCCCAAGCCAACTTCTTTTATGATTTGATTTTTTACTGATTCAATTTCTACACCACCTTCTGCTGATGCAATTATGGTGTAACACCTTTTTCCTCTGTTTAAAAATAATGAAAGATAAAGTTCTTTTTTAATATCGGCCATTTTTTCAAGCAGTATTGCTTTTGTCTTTTCACCTTTGACTACTTTTTGCATAATTTCTGGATACTTTAACTCAAACTCGTCTGCGTTTTGACATTTTTGTATTGCTCCAGCCTTTCCTCTTCCGCCAACTGCCATTTGAGCTTTGATCACAAATGGAAAACCAAGTGTGGCTGCATCTTTTCTTCCCTGATCGATATTAGTTGATGTCAGTCCTTTTGGAATTGGAATTCCATATTCTGCAAACAATGTTTTTGCTTGATATTCTAGTAACCGCATGCAAACTTTTCTTTTTTATGGTCTTTATATTCTGTTGGGTATTTTCTTTAGATGATTATTACAGGACTTGAATCTTTGTTGAAACCACAATTGTTGACAGTATTGAAATTGCAAGTACTAGTGCTGCAATAGGGCCAAATTCTGGAACAGCAGACGATGGCTGAGACGGCCTAACGTTTAATTCGCCTACCATCCACTTGTCGATTTTGTCAGAATATTTGTATGTTCCAGCATTATAGAAAGTAAAAGAATATGTCTTTCCTGGTGCAATAGTACCGCTATCAAATATAGTTCCTATTTGGTTTGCATATGGCAGACCATTTACTATGGTGTGATCAACATTGTCATTATTTGTCCATGTCACGGTATCGCCAGGCGAAATATTTAGTATGCTTGGAGTAAAGCAGGTGGCTGTCTCTGAGCAATAGTCACTAGGACCTGAGCCTGGAATGATGCTTACTTGAAATGTATCTGCAAAGACTGGTGGAATCATTGCAGTGATTCCAAGAGTTATGATAGATACAAAAATAATGCAATATTGATTTACGTACAACATTTGGAGTAACTGTAAATTGTGATGGTATTATATGACTTTGATCATGCGTAAATACTTGTAAAACAATTACGATCAAATGACAACTAAAAAGACAGAAGAAATCTCAAGAGTAGAAAAGATGACAAAACAAGAAATGGCTAAAATAATAAAAACTGCCAAAAAAGAAGCAGACTCTTCTGGAAAAGAAATAGACAAGCAAGCACTTCAGGCCTTTGATACTTATTGGAAATCTATTGCCAATATGACTATGTCTCAAATTGACATGGCAGCAAATTTTGCAAAAATGTATCTACAATATAGGCTTGCTACAATAGATTCGTATGATAGAGTAGCTCATATAATGATGGATAGTTACGCAAAAGCTTGGAACCAGCTCTACTCAGATAATAAAAAATAATCATACTAATTACAGAGCCAATTAGCTTCTGATTTTTACATAAAATGTATTATCTGTTAGTTACTTTAACTGGTCTTCAAGAAAATCAACACACCGCTGTAAGAGATCTTTGCTTTGTCTCATCAACCAATCTGGAAATTCATCTATTGGAAAAACCAACTGTTGTTGAACACTTGGCACAATTCCTCCTCCCGATGTTATGACCTGAATGACCACATATCCTTCAGTTAATGTACAGATGGTTTCTTGGTATGACTCTCCTTCTTCCTCCATTGTGTTTCGGTATAATACTATGGGAGTTTTGGTTTTGGCAACATGTAATGAGCCTTTTTTGAGAAGCTCAGAAAAATGGTTTAAGAGCCATCCATCTAGGGTGCTTTGCTTTACC is a genomic window of Nitrosopumilaceae archaeon containing:
- a CDS encoding fibronectin type III domain-containing protein, with protein sequence MYVLNSGTSRWLILVFALVSIGMIVHNAFADTYVDTIQVGSNPYGVDVNSNTNKIYVANYGSGTVSVINGSTDKVVNTIGASNPFRLAVNPITNQIYLTDSSGLVVIDGATNSVVSTIPLGGQPWGVAVNTNTNKIYVTNRGSNSVFVIDGSTNKVTNTISLGNYLPMYLAVNPSTNKIYVSAGLQVCNPGPSECATHTVFVINGSSNSVANTIAVGYFPDGIAIIPNTNKIYVANYYDSDVSVIDGRSDTVVGSIPVGQNPEDMAANPSTNKIYVANLGNNNVSIINGTSNTVLKTIPVGSFPEGIGVNTNTNKIYVANGNSGTVSVIDGSSSSTSYVLADQASCNAAPFSGTWNSVTSTCTTSGFGTQGWGNIIIINPGIVLNNTGTIYTVGSTLTNDGTIINNRGSEINNSGGTIDNNGGIINNGGSIWTKGGFITNSGTINNNSGGTIDGDATINNTGIINNYASIRNQNPGPGGGTINNNGGTINNKGGATILDAESTINNNSGGSINNDGTITNYVYGTINNSGTINNNSGGTINNQNSNYCNICGISTINNNSGGSINNDGIINNYSDAYINNNSGAYINNNGTISDYCGSKFNNSGTLTGNPVQNLCTAPAAPTGLTAKAISSSQITISWTAPSNNGGSAITGYMIERSNNTGTTWSTIVSNTGSTATTYNDTGLAPNTTYTYRVSAINSVGTSSPSNTSSATTASTQLSLIVKSVDLSGNPITGMSTVIRYTNGTTISDTFTPAFFTVKSGTTYVVHVRNYGTNVFNHWNDGTTNSYYTITPTQNTTLTAYYSTGTTTTTAPSAPQNLQATSGNSQVTLSWNIPSSNGGSAITNYKIYRSTSSGTETFLATTGNVLSYTDGTVTNGQTYFYKVTAVNSVGESSPSNEASATPSGGAGVTVQSIAQNNNPIYGIYTLLCSQGTSTNADGSNSCETGSSRLGSGNTTVTFSGLPAGQTFGVDVYNNATCSFNHWSDNTANTFKFRLFTATNPPQVLTAVYSCSTTAPQPPTSLAATAVSSSQINLSWTAPSNNGGSAITGYKIERSNNTGTTWSTIQSNTANTSTTYSDTGLTASTTYTYRVSAINSVGTSSPSNTSSATTSSAPPTTTQVTITVKSVNLSGNPITGMSTVIRYTNGTTISEGFTPVSFTVTSGTTYVVHVRDYMTTVFNHWQDGSTNSYYTITPTQNVVLTAYYSTP
- the tpiA gene encoding triose-phosphate isomerase, whose amino-acid sequence is MFIINFKNYEEVSGANASKLAKIAEKISKKYKIKIAVVPPQHLLSEIAKISIPVLAQHVDDASTGSTTGFIVPEIIKKSNVSGSLINHSEHRISEKEITELVSRLKKLDMISIVCVKDVNEAKKYAKLNPDYIAIEPPELIGTGKAVSKEKPDVITKSVMAVKQAKNSTKLLCGAGIVSGKDVTKAMQLGAKGILVASGIIKAKNWNYIIEEFALAISKNKKG
- a CDS encoding 50S ribosomal protein L40e codes for the protein MPITDPLKKQIAQKARLHFKVCFACGAKNPIGASRCRKCHNTYLRLKNRTLGIKK
- the sucD gene encoding succinate--CoA ligase subunit alpha → MVDLFELLIGKEGDSDYKKKPVIIQGITGKFGSFHTQQMLAYGTNIVAGVTPGKGGQKFEQTPIYNTVKEAVDATGAKISVVFVPAKFFLEAAVEALEAGIKLLIAIPEHVPVRDSMKTIELAKKKDAIVIGPNTPGIIIPGVMKIGIMPASPFKPGRIAVLSRSGTLMYEVSYNLSLANFGQSVCLGIGGDPINGTPVIEAFERIRNGANIDGVVVVGEIGGDAEEMLAQHIIDTKFDKPVVAYIAGRAAPKEKRMGHAGAIIYGNYGSAESKVSMYAKANVPVAKRPAEVSMLLAGKLDIKGRIK
- a CDS encoding ATP-grasp domain-containing protein; this translates as MRLLEYQAKTLFAEYGIPIPKGLTSTNIDQGRKDAATLGFPFVIKAQMAVGGRGKAGAIQKCQNADEFELKYPEIMQKVVKGEKTKAILLEKMADIKKELYLSLFLNRGKRCYTIIASAEGGVEIESVKNQIIKEVGLGDVDTKTAQEVAQLMGLKEKTASDFVDILQKLSKITTEKEAELAEINPLAILGDGSVVALDGKVIIDDNAMFRHDELRRFQEVSDLEERAEKSGFSLVELDGNIAVVGNGAGLVMSSLDMLSDHGGKPACFLDVGGGATTDTVYEALTLISKMKKVKGILVNLYGGIVKTTTVATAFIKAYEDKILDVPVFARMSGAEADKSKEMLKGSRTKMFDTVEEAINAAVIEVNKIG
- a CDS encoding PEFG-CTERM sorting domain-containing protein gives rise to the protein MLYVNQYCIIFVSIITLGITAMIPPVFADTFQVSIIPGSGPSDYCSETATCFTPSILNISPGDTVTWTNNDNVDHTIVNGLPYANQIGTIFDSGTIAPGKTYSFTFYNAGTYKYSDKIDKWMVGELNVRPSQPSSAVPEFGPIAALVLAISILSTIVVSTKIQVL